One segment of Candidatus Paceibacterota bacterium DNA contains the following:
- a CDS encoding radical SAM protein — translation METRIGRQYITSRQELGIARSETLQHLFENHSKSSTTENKVGFASLYVTGRCHLNCPHCYAEEEFAGLSKDASTEQMVRIINFLCQLTSRIQLTGGEIFVRADPESRRNDTLLLVDEISQRNREVIIQTTGMHITVPMLEFCAVRNVKWFSLSLDGPDAESNSLIRGNDSAFTKTIELIPQLKQFGFKVKVGTTMTAITQKRENLIRVGELMAKLGVDNWKITQFFGREKGRASGENAHWLSVPDELFYSLTTELQNMFQGKEMRVTTHSVNDFSSSPALLVQPTGIITVTHGADDVYVGNALTDKPTDTIARLESMSGITSIQVNAQKTY, via the coding sequence ATGGAAACAAGAATTGGACGTCAATACATCACTTCGAGGCAAGAACTCGGAATTGCTCGATCCGAAACACTTCAACATCTCTTTGAAAATCATTCAAAATCCTCAACAACTGAAAATAAGGTGGGGTTCGCTTCACTTTATGTGACAGGACGTTGCCACCTGAACTGTCCACACTGTTACGCTGAAGAGGAGTTTGCTGGACTTTCAAAAGATGCTTCGACTGAACAGATGGTGAGAATCATCAACTTTCTGTGCCAGTTGACGAGCAGAATACAGCTCACTGGTGGGGAAATTTTCGTCCGAGCAGATCCTGAGTCTCGACGAAATGACACCCTTCTTTTGGTAGATGAAATCTCGCAACGCAATCGGGAAGTGATTATACAAACCACAGGAATGCATATCACTGTTCCAATGCTTGAGTTTTGTGCTGTACGTAACGTGAAGTGGTTTTCGCTTTCACTTGACGGTCCAGATGCAGAATCAAACAGTCTCATCCGAGGAAACGACTCTGCGTTTACAAAGACAATAGAGTTAATTCCCCAGCTGAAACAATTCGGTTTTAAAGTAAAAGTCGGAACCACAATGACGGCCATTACCCAAAAACGAGAGAATCTTATCAGGGTTGGAGAGTTGATGGCGAAACTCGGCGTTGACAATTGGAAGATCACACAATTCTTCGGTCGGGAAAAGGGTCGAGCATCTGGAGAAAATGCACATTGGCTTAGTGTGCCTGACGAGCTCTTTTATTCTCTTACCACGGAACTGCAGAATATGTTTCAAGGCAAAGAGATGAGGGTGACGACACATAGCGTCAATGACTTTTCTTCAAGCCCTGCTCTATTGGTTCAGCCCACAGGCATAATAACGGTGACTCACGGGGCTGACGATGTGTACGTTGGGAATGCCCTCACGGACAAACCAACAGACACAATTGCACGACTAGAATCAATGAGCGGAATCACTTCAATTCAGGTCAACGCCCAAAAGACTTACTAA
- a CDS encoding class I SAM-dependent methyltransferase translates to MKPLFSREEMENVLNSPRKGSGSGIGLYREGYRTHGINFWGMKVGSKVQEFLDRNSNTDWSQSSVLEIGAGTGKNIFELVRIGVNRAVAVEIDSIAISVFVDTLVRLEECGLVPEGRVSIVKDDALQFLRHNSERFDIVVCYGVLHVLKQQEQLVLLAKSVTNAVAKGGHLILQTITNKYPAPASQPELEGVIVTPRLVKELFPKDIWEIISWDEEDIVHSHLGSEEDHRHGSVRSIFRSLR, encoded by the coding sequence ATGAAGCCACTTTTTTCTCGAGAAGAGATGGAGAATGTTCTGAATTCTCCTAGGAAAGGAAGCGGATCAGGAATTGGCCTTTACCGTGAGGGATATCGAACTCATGGTATTAATTTCTGGGGAATGAAGGTTGGAAGCAAAGTCCAAGAGTTTCTTGATAGAAACTCTAACACTGACTGGAGCCAGTCTTCTGTACTGGAAATCGGTGCAGGCACGGGAAAAAATATCTTCGAGCTTGTTCGTATAGGTGTAAATAGGGCTGTTGCTGTAGAGATTGATTCAATTGCAATCAGTGTCTTTGTTGACACCCTCGTTCGTCTCGAAGAATGTGGACTTGTGCCCGAAGGCCGGGTTTCTATAGTGAAAGATGATGCACTACAGTTTCTGCGACACAACAGTGAGCGGTTTGATATCGTTGTTTGCTATGGTGTACTGCACGTTTTGAAACAGCAAGAACAACTCGTTTTGTTGGCGAAAAGCGTGACAAATGCCGTAGCAAAAGGCGGTCATCTCATACTTCAAACAATCACTAACAAATATCCAGCACCAGCCTCACAGCCTGAGCTTGAAGGAGTGATCGTCACACCTAGACTAGTGAAAGAATTGTTCCCAAAGGATATATGGGAGATAATAAGTTGGGATGAGGAAGATATCGTCCATAGTCATCTAGGCTCAGAAGAAGATCATCGTCACGGCTCCGTCCGTTCAATTTTTAGGAGTCTACGGTGA
- a CDS encoding asparagine--tRNA ligase, producing MKTTYAVDLLHSPSDGTTVVLYGWVKARRRHNHVVFLDITDSTGSVQCVVEAGNKPAFELARRMNQETAVKITGVLADTGRANPQREIRVDNIEVIGVSTISVSPYPRGNIDIQDPRLQEQLLDKRHFYLRNEKFAAILKFRHVLTRIVHQWFHENGFIEIHAPVLTPTPLYDDRTAMAIKVHEQDVYLTQCVGFYLEQAVHALEKIYNIGPSFRAEESRSKRHLMEYWHIKAELAFVDFEDMASVVERFIHDVSEQCIREGRELANIIGTEICGDGLKTPFPRIDYAEAVEWLKTQGSDIEFGKSMGSDEETMLCQRFGDTPFWIVGIPRPIEPFPYVIDAADTRRTKTADLIASRGFGELLGIAEKIHSLSMLDERLAEKGKAGDARYEWLRDLRQYGCVPHGGFGMGLERFIRWLLQIPHVRDTIPFHRAFSRRIDP from the coding sequence ATGAAAACGACGTATGCAGTTGACCTACTCCACAGTCCTTCTGATGGAACGACGGTTGTGCTCTACGGTTGGGTGAAAGCCCGCCGGCGACATAATCACGTCGTTTTTCTGGACATCACGGACTCCACTGGTTCGGTGCAGTGTGTGGTCGAAGCTGGCAACAAGCCCGCTTTTGAACTCGCGCGGCGCATGAACCAGGAAACGGCGGTTAAGATCACTGGTGTCCTTGCGGATACTGGCCGAGCGAACCCGCAGCGGGAAATCCGCGTCGACAATATCGAGGTCATCGGCGTGAGCACCATCAGTGTCTCTCCGTATCCGCGGGGAAACATCGACATTCAAGACCCGAGGTTGCAGGAGCAACTTTTGGACAAGCGGCATTTCTATCTCCGCAACGAGAAATTTGCCGCCATCCTGAAGTTTCGTCACGTCCTCACAAGGATCGTGCATCAATGGTTCCATGAGAATGGGTTCATTGAGATCCACGCTCCGGTGCTGACACCAACGCCGCTGTACGACGATCGTACGGCTATGGCAATCAAGGTACATGAGCAAGATGTATACCTGACACAGTGTGTTGGGTTCTATCTCGAACAAGCAGTTCATGCTCTCGAGAAGATCTACAACATCGGTCCCAGCTTCCGCGCCGAGGAGAGCCGCTCCAAGAGACATCTCATGGAGTACTGGCACATCAAGGCAGAGTTGGCGTTCGTGGACTTTGAGGACATGGCCTCAGTAGTCGAGCGGTTCATCCATGATGTGAGCGAGCAGTGTATCCGCGAGGGTCGCGAGCTTGCAAACATTATCGGCACCGAGATATGTGGCGACGGACTTAAAACTCCGTTTCCGCGCATTGACTACGCCGAGGCGGTGGAGTGGCTCAAGACGCAGGGTTCCGATATTGAGTTTGGCAAAAGCATGGGTTCCGACGAGGAAACTATGCTCTGCCAGCGGTTCGGCGACACTCCGTTTTGGATTGTCGGCATTCCACGACCCATCGAACCCTTTCCTTATGTGATTGACGCAGCCGATACTCGTCGAACGAAGACGGCTGATTTGATCGCAAGTCGAGGGTTTGGTGAGCTTCTCGGTATTGCCGAGAAGATTCATTCTCTGTCGATGCTCGATGAGCGGCTGGCAGAGAAAGGTAAAGCCGGTGACGCCCGCTACGAATGGTTGCGGGACCTTCGTCAATACGGTTGTGTACCGCACGGAGGGTTTGGTATGGGGCTTGAACGGTTCATCCGTTGGCTCTTGCAGATCCCGCATGTGCGAGACACCATTCCTTTTCACCGAGCGTTCAGTAGGAGGATTGATCCATGA
- the aspS gene encoding aspartate--tRNA(Asn) ligase translates to MQRTLIKQLGSEVGKTVRICGWVGTFRDQKRMQFIIVRDHTGNVQVVHEKSANAELTATIASLTSESAVEIIGKVIANPMVKLGGMEVMAESVNIVSKAEALLPFGESPTIETRLDWRFLDLRTPQNLLIFKIQTAAEHAMRSFWTAEGFIEMHSPKFMGSASESGAELFEVKYFDRKAYLAQSPQFYKQMAMTAGFDRVFEIGPVFRANPSFTSRHDTEFTSVDVEISWIDSHEDVMQLEERWLRHVLQVVKAEYGEEIKATFGTEITVPELPFPRVTMEEAYNILDQMGHRIERGEKGDLDPEGERLLCRHFHEKTGHEFVFVTEYPAVVRAFYHMRPEGKPHLTKSFDLLWKGLEVTTGAQREHRYEILVEQAKEKGLLLEPIQYYLDFFRYGCPPHGGYGFGLTRMLMVMLSAKSVREVTYLYRGVNRLTP, encoded by the coding sequence ATGCAAAGAACACTGATCAAGCAACTCGGATCCGAGGTCGGCAAGACCGTTCGGATCTGCGGATGGGTGGGAACGTTCCGCGATCAAAAGCGGATGCAATTCATTATCGTCCGTGACCACACCGGCAATGTACAGGTGGTGCACGAGAAGTCGGCAAACGCCGAACTGACGGCAACAATCGCCAGCCTCACATCCGAAAGCGCAGTGGAAATCATCGGCAAGGTTATTGCCAATCCTATGGTCAAGCTGGGCGGGATGGAAGTGATGGCCGAATCAGTGAACATCGTCAGCAAGGCGGAAGCACTTCTGCCGTTTGGCGAAAGCCCGACCATCGAAACTCGACTGGACTGGAGATTTCTGGACCTGCGTACTCCGCAGAACCTACTGATCTTCAAGATTCAGACGGCGGCCGAACACGCTATGCGTTCGTTCTGGACGGCGGAGGGGTTCATCGAGATGCACTCCCCGAAGTTCATGGGTAGCGCAAGCGAGTCCGGTGCGGAGCTCTTCGAGGTAAAGTACTTCGACCGCAAGGCGTATCTCGCTCAGTCGCCTCAGTTTTACAAACAGATGGCGATGACGGCGGGGTTCGACCGCGTGTTCGAGATCGGGCCGGTCTTTCGGGCCAACCCGTCCTTCACTTCGCGGCACGACACGGAGTTCACCAGCGTGGACGTCGAAATCTCGTGGATTGACTCCCACGAGGACGTCATGCAGCTTGAGGAACGTTGGCTTCGCCATGTGCTTCAGGTGGTGAAAGCCGAGTACGGCGAGGAGATCAAGGCGACGTTCGGCACGGAGATCACGGTTCCCGAGCTTCCGTTTCCGCGTGTGACTATGGAAGAGGCGTACAACATCCTCGACCAGATGGGTCACCGAATCGAGCGGGGCGAAAAGGGCGACCTCGATCCGGAGGGCGAGCGACTCTTGTGTCGACACTTCCACGAGAAGACCGGCCACGAGTTCGTCTTCGTCACCGAGTACCCTGCTGTGGTGCGAGCGTTCTACCACATGCGTCCCGAAGGAAAACCCCATCTCACTAAGAGCTTCGACCTTCTCTGGAAGGGACTTGAAGTGACGACAGGGGCGCAAAGGGAGCATCGCTACGAGATCTTGGTGGAGCAAGCCAAGGAGAAGGGGCTCTTGCTTGAGCCCATCCAGTACTATCTGGACTTCTTCCGCTACGGCTGTCCGCCTCACGGCGGTTATGGCTTCGGTCTCACCCGTATGCTCATGGTGATGCTGAGCGCGAAAAGCGTGCGTGAGGTGACGTACCTCTACCGAGGCGTCAACCGACTCACTCCGTAA